The sequence CGCTCAAGGTCGGAAGTAATATGGCTCGAGAGCAGCACGCTGCGCTGGCCGTCGGAAACAAAGGCGAGCAGCTCGTCGAGCAGCTCCTCGCGCGCCATGGGGTCGAGGCCCGCGGTGGCTTCGTCCAAAATGAGCAGCTTGGCATTGTGGCTGAGTGCGCAGGCAAGCTGCAGCCTCATGCCCATGCCGCGGGAGAGGTCCTTGACCTTTGTCTTGGGATCGAGGCCAAATCGGTCGATGAATCCGGCGAACGTTTTGCGGTCCCACGTGGGGTACGCCGGGCCTACGAGTGCCTCGATCTGGCCCACCTTGAGCGTTGAAGGGAAGGGGCACGTGTCCAGCACGAGGCCGACACGGGCACGTAGACAACGCTGTGTCTCATCGGGCGCGTCGGCGCCACAGCGCTGCCCAAACAGGCGCACCTCGCCGGCATCGAGCTTTATAAGCCCGAGAGCAGCTCGAATCGTCGTTGTTTTGCCAGCACCGTTGGCACCAACAAAGCCGACGATCTGGCCAGGCTCCACGGCAAGCGTGACGTCGCGCAGTGAAAAGCGGTCGCTTACAGTGCGTGAGATGCCTTTGAGTTCAAGCAAGTTTTGCATGGTATAGCCTTTCTTGCAGATGGCTACTGCATGGTTTCGGGGGCTACCAGGTCGAGCATCTCGTGCAGTTTGTCGCGCGTGACGCCCAGGGCTTCGGCTTGTTCTGCCGCCTGCGTAAGCAGCTCTTCGATATGGCAGAGCTGGTTTTCACGCAAGAGTTCTTGGTTGCCGTCGGCAACAAAGCAGCCCTTGCCCTGCACGGTACAGATAAACCCGAGCTGCTCCAGATCGGCGTAGGCGCGCTTGGTGGTGATGACGCTCACGCCCAGGTCGCTCGCGAGTGCGCGGATGCTGGGGAGTTTGGCTCCCGCGGCGAGCGTGCCCGAAAGGATCTGAGCTTTGACCTGCGAGGATATCTGCTCGTAGATGGGCTTGTCGCTCGAATTGGATAGGATAATGTCCACAGCGGCTCCTTAGCTGTTGGGCTACACGTGTATATAACCGGTAAGCACAGTATATATACACTATGCACAGTTACGCAAGAGGCAAATGCTGATTGGGCCGGCTACCCAGGCCCCAACTGATGAATTTGTCCTGATAGGCGCTCTAGAGCGGGATTTCGCGGCTACAATAGTGCGGTTACAACGACGTAATGCACTCAATGCAAGAAAGGATCCGCATGGCAAGCCTGTCGGATGAAATCTCGTCGCGCCGCACATTCGCGATCATCAGCCACCCGGACGCCGGTAAGACCACACTTACCGAGAAGCTGCTGCTCTATACCGGCAGCATCCAGACTGCCGGCTCGGTCAAGGGCAAGAGCTCGGCCAAGCATGCCGTCTCGGACTGGATGGACATCGAGAAGGAGCGCGGTATCTCCGTTAC is a genomic window of Collinsella aerofaciens containing:
- a CDS encoding ABC transporter ATP-binding protein: MQNLLELKGISRTVSDRFSLRDVTLAVEPGQIVGFVGANGAGKTTTIRAALGLIKLDAGEVRLFGQRCGADAPDETQRCLRARVGLVLDTCPFPSTLKVGQIEALVGPAYPTWDRKTFAGFIDRFGLDPKTKVKDLSRGMGMRLQLACALSHNAKLLILDEATAGLDPMAREELLDELLAFVSDGQRSVLLSSHITSDLERAADRVICIDNGSIVFYLPREDITDRAGIAHCTQAQAVELMACVEDARAAHHAYSVDVLVPNRREALEAFPEIPCDRATIDDYLRLMLKGASK
- a CDS encoding GntR family transcriptional regulator, with the protein product MDIILSNSSDKPIYEQISSQVKAQILSGTLAAGAKLPSIRALASDLGVSVITTKRAYADLEQLGFICTVQGKGCFVADGNQELLRENQLCHIEELLTQAAEQAEALGVTRDKLHEMLDLVAPETMQ